The DNA sequence CTTCGATGCCTCCTGTAGTTATAATACAAGGCACACCTAGAGCTTGCAGGAGCTCTTGAGATTCGCCATAGATTTTGGTGTCCGGGGCCGACTTTCTTCGATCAAATGATTCGGACATCTCATAGCTTTGATGGACTAGCTTGTTGATGTGTTGCTCAAAACCTGCATCTGCTTGCGAGGTAGGAGAATAGCGAGACTGGATTATTTCAGCCCATAATTGCCCTTCCGCTTCAGAAAGCTCACTCTGCCTTTTCGTCATTACAGTGGCTTCTGCTGCCTCTAAAATATCTGGTGCCTCTTTTCCTGGCGGAAGGggtttggtttggggctCAACTTCGGATTCGGCAGAAATGGTCGTAAGCTTCGCAAGTCCAGCGTTATAGCTAATATGCAGGGTCTTGAAAATAGAAATCACATCGGTCAAGGACACGTTGGGACTGGGGAGAGTATCGCTGAGTGGTCTCTCCTCTGAGGCAGGTGTGAGCGGTGCCGAAGGAGCAGATTCTTGCTCTGGACTCTCCTGCGTAGAGGGAGCAATTGGCGTTATAGACTGTTCCCTTGGCTCTGTTACTTGGTCCTTCCTTGTTGTATCCTGTTCTTTCGGAAGTTCTGGCGTTTGGGCACTCAAATCACGGATTCGAGCAAACGAAGGTTCATCTAGAAATTTAAACACCTCGGTCCGTTCCAAAGGATTGAGATGCTGTAAAAGTTTGATACCCCCTTTCATTTGGCAAAGTCGTTCATATCGGgcattttccattttccagCGTTCTGTAATGAGCTGACGTTGGTCGCGCCTGCGTTGGACCTGCTCTTCTTTAGCACTTGTGGGATACAAAGGAAATAATACACACCTCTTCAGCTTTGGCCTCACTCCGTTCGCTTCCGTCGAAAACGCAAACTGCAGAAACTCCGGCTCTCTCCAGGTCTCGGGCTAGGCGAAACCACCCTTGAATATGACGGTACTCGTAGCTTCGCCTCGCATAGTGGTACCTCTGGGTTATGAGGGTGGCATCGCTGAATGAAATCAGAAAAAACTTGAGATCATTATAAGTATCGGCTCACATTACAATCCTTTTCCCTCTGAGAGCTTCAAAACGATTGGGCAATTGTTTAAAGATCGTTGGGCTGAATGAACGCGGAGCTATATTTAAACGAATCTAGACGTTGCGGGAATTACTCACTGCAGCGTCTTAATGAATGTGTTTAAGCCCTTCACTCCCATATGTACCGGGCTCGGTGGGATGTAACTGAGAGAAACATTCAATGAGTTGAACCTTGAAGTGGGAGGACAAGGCGGTCGTACGCGTGACCGACGCGACAAGGATTCGATTGGTAATACGCGTGCGCCGGGCTTCCATAGGCTCCAACCGTACAACTTGCCTGTAACATTACTTACGTCAAGTTCACATTTACCGTTCGATGGAAGGGCCAAACCCGTTCTAACATCTGCTTTGCCTCCAAGCTACCTGTGTAATTCACATATCACTCGGAGCCTCATGTCAGTAGGCTTGCAGTTGGTGTGACCTTTCTAGGCACAACTCAATATAAAAAGCAAGGTCAATACACATAGGTGTCGAGCTTCTGCTTGTTGAACTCCTTTGGCGATATCATTTTGGCATGACCTCGTGCTCTCACGGCGAGCATGAGACTTCTTTTGAACCACGGCCGACGCGGACCTAAATCTTCTTGTGGTTCCCAGGACATGATAGTGGAAAGCAAATCTGGAGTTTATTTTCGTCTTGTTTACTCCTTCTAATCATACTTGGAGCATGCTGGCGTGATAATGCGGGGCATGTTATCGCGAATATGGTCATCCGGTTCGTATATATACTGCTTCTCCCATTGAAACCAATTTGGCCCTTGCTAACAGGCCAACAGCTCCTACTGCCACTGACTACTTGCCGCTCAGCACTATGGGATCGAGCACCGAATACAGCGATGAGAAGGATCTGAAGAGAAGAGATGAAGTCGAGATTGTGGCGGTCTCTTCTAAAGAAGTGGATACTGCTGCAGAGTTCGCTTCAGGAGACCAGGAAGAACTTGATCCAGTAGAGGCTTTGCGCATCAGGTAGGTTGATTTATTCGTTGTCCGCTCCTCTACTCTAACGCCTATGCAGACGCAAAATAGATTATCATATCCTTCCTCTTATGTGTAGTGAGTCTTGACATTTTTCCATCATCTAGGTGATGCTAACCGGTACGGTGAAGTCCTTTATTGGTGCGACTCCACTTGGTCCACAGAGAGCGCCAAAGTAACAAATTTGATGTAGGATACAATTCATGGATAAGACAACGTTGGGTAGTTCTGCGATTCTCGGGATTCGGTATGTTCTCCATAACGCATTTTACTTCTGTAACTCACGTTTCTTTATTCAGGCAAGCCACCCATCTCACAACAAACCAGTGAGTAGTCGTGTATCGTCTCCTGAATCGTTTGATAATCTAATTAAAAATGACATTGATAGATACAACTGGTACCCGAAATCCTTACCACTTCCGGACTCTTTGGATGCTGATACGTCTGAAATTAGGCTCGGGACAATCTTTTATCTCAGTTATCTTACATTCGTCTTCCCACAAAATCTTTGTCTACAACGGTTCCCCGTCGGACGATGGATGAGGTGAGTGGAGTATCAGTGTTGgggtattttttttttctaaatTTGCATCATACCCAGCTTCAATATTTTTGTTTGGGGTGTAGTGCTATGCTCTCATGCCGCTTGTAAAAATTTCGCAGGACTATTCGTAGTCCGGTTGATATTAGGGATGTGCGAAGGATCCATAACAGCTGGATTCATGATTGTCACGTCAATGTTCTACACTAGGACAGAACAGACCTTAAGGGTCGGATATTGGTGTAAGCATCTTCTTTGATATCGTTAATAAGAAGTGTGCTGATTCCTCCATTATAGTCCTCATGAATGGCACTGGTACGCATCACCCCTTTAAAgtccctcctctccctcttctcaAACGTCTAACATGACATGTATACAGCTCAAATTATCTCTGGATTTATTAGCTTTGGTTCACTGCATATCCACACCAAATCGTTTGAACCCTGGCAATGGTATGCATTACGGTTCATCACATTGAATCCATTAGTCTCTTGCTCAATCTCAGTCATACTGTAGGCTCATGATTATTACTGGTTGTCTTACCCTTCTCACCGCCACTGCGTTTTGGTCAGTCCCGTTCTTTAATTCAGCGTCTGCTGCCTGTCCGGGTCATGCTCATACTGACCTCCGCTTTATTTCCATTTAGGTTCCTCTTCCCCAATTCTCCTACCACAGCTTGGTTTTTGACACCTGCTGAGAAAGTGATTGCTGTCCGTCGGATAAAGGTACGAATCGCTTAAATTTAACAACCACACCATACTCGAGATCTCATGGTACCATGTGATCTAGGAAAACCAAACTGGAGTCGAGAACAAGCACTTCAAGAAAGAACAGTAAGCTTTCAATGAAAATTTCACCTCTATGTGCAATATCAACTATTAAAAACTTTATTTAAAAGGATGATCGAAGCGCTTCTGGATCCCAAAACATGGCTCTTCGCACTGTTCTCCGCGCTCGACAACGTGCCCAACTCTCTGACGAACCAGCGCCAAATCATCGTGGCATCTTTCGGATTTACCCCTTTCCAGACTACGCTCCTTGGCTGCGTCGATGGATTCATCGAGATCGTTACCATATGGACAGGGGTCACTCTCGCCGCCAAAATACCTAACAGCCGCGCCTACATCGGGTTCATCTACTTCTTCCCCAACATTCTCGGCGTATTCCTCATCAACTTCCTACCTTGGGAGCATAAGGTTGGGCTGCTGTTCGCTCAATGGTGTACAGGTCAGTGTTGCTGATGTCCAACTAAACTTATCCACATGACTCTTTTTATTCCTTTAATTTGCTGCCAAGTTTCATTTTTCTAATACATTTATCTGGCAGGTGTGGGTACCACCGGATTTGTGCTATCTTTATCGTGGCTTTCGAGCGTTACTGCGGGGCACACTAAGCGGGTTACAGTCAACGCCGTTATGCTGGGTGCATATTGCATTGGAAACTCTGCCGGCCCTTTCATGTGGCAGGCAAAGTATACTCCAAGGTGAAATTTATGTTGAAAATGCCCCAAATTTTAGTTGCTGAATACAACATATTTCTAACTATATAGGAATCACGTCCCTTGGCTCGTTATTGGCATTTGCTACCTGTGTTGCATGGCGCTTCTCTTAATAATCCGATACATCCTTTCGTCTGAAAACAAACGTCGTGACCGCGAAGACCCCGCCGATGACCAATTCCAAAATGTCTACATTGAGAAAATGGGCAAAGATGGGGAAATGATTAAAGTAAAGGTGGATAAGGTAGGTTTAAAAACCTCTTTTGAACAATGGGCAGGCCTTTGATTGGGTTGCGTTTTAGGAATTCATGGATTTGACCGATATTCAAAATCGGGATTTCAGATATGTTCTGTAAAATTAGCAACGACAAGTACGAAACGGCAACGAAATATATGATACGGTACAAAGGGCAGCCTCACCCACCTACTGAGTAGAACAATGACATCATAAGGCTTGAGGCTTAAGCATGAgaatataaaaaatggaatttTTTTGTGATACAAACAATCCttccaaaaatcgaaatcgaagcTCCAACTTCACTTCTACCCTCAAGCTAAGCTTGGGCTCGCAGACCCCACATCCAGGCTCATCTTCACATCGAATTAAAATAtaaaagaaagggaagaatgTTTTTACCACGCGGCCGGCAGGCCCGAGGCAGACGCTCCAATCTCTGTTAGCTGGAGGAGAGGGTCGAGGGTACCCTTGTATTTGGGCAGGTACGCCGCATCGGTGTATGGACAGTGGACAGCCGGGGATCCACTGTAGATGGGTGTGAAGCTCGCTGCGCAGATCTCGAAAGGTGTGAATTCGTCGTAGGCGATTTCGACAGCGTTGCGCGGGTTGCGGTCGCCCGCTGCAATACGTTGTCGGGCCTATCAAAGAAGAGTGACAAGTTAGAGTAGACTTAGGCGGGAAAATAGCTTGAATATATACCTGAGCAACGATTTTAGGAtcaggtttcagctcaagCAGGCGCTTGGCAAATCTAGCAGCATGCGCCTGGTTGTTAGCCTTCGCAAAGGCATTGATCGCGCTTCGGAGGGCGATTTGCATATGCGGAGGTTGTAGCTGGCACTGCGTGAAGTATGCGGCAAGCTCCAAGTTTCGTGTCACATTGTCAGGCTCCTGCTCGAGCACACGTCTTCGCTCGAGCTCAATTGAGACACCGAGGAGGTATTCCCGCGCAGATGTCACGGTCTCTCTCCACTATAAGTAGAATTATAACGCATGAGTAATTTGTATATTCAAAGTCATGAAGCAACAGCGCACCTGCTTGGCTTCGTCGTCTGAAGACAAAACAACCAACAGAAGCCCTTGCAATACCGACCGGAAAGCTTCCTGCGCTTCCGGTAGTTTGTTTCCCGATACCAATCGGAAGCCATCTGACAATTCAGAGCGGAGCGTAGCAAGCGACCGCACGGACACGGGAAGGACGCGACTAGGCGCGTTCTCGCTGGGGTTACGTCGCACATGCAGCTTCAAAGGCGGCAGAGACGCATAAGGTGATAGATACACATGCGACGAACGGTATGTTGAGAGGAACAGGGGTTTGAGAATGGAGAAATTAACAACACCAAACTGTCTGTTGAGGAGCTATaaagatatttttaataCGGGAAATAACTCGAAAAAGTAAAAGTAACGTACCTGCATAGCAGTGTCAAAAGAACCCGCAGCGACGTGATCCACAGCTAACGGTGAGTTCCTGACCCACAGTTCAGGCTCGCTCGGCCCAGGCGTGGCACCCGCACCAAgttcctcttcctcagcAGCCGCTTCCTCACCCTCGATAGCGGACTGGAACTCCCCTCCATCGCCATCGGCATCCAGCTCCCATCCTTCCTCCTCAGGGTCAATTTCATCGTGCACTTCCTCATCCCTAGCCCAGGCATCGAGTGCGGAATTGGCGGCGGCCGCAGCGTCGCCGTTGACATATGAAGGCTCGACGCCGCCTTCTAGCTGGCCGTTGACGAGCGCGCGGTCGAAGAAACTCTCGCCTGATGATAAAGAAGGCCACAGAAGATCGGCCGTGGCGGTGATGACAGGTGGTGGTTTCAGAGTCGACGCAGCGAACGTGGGCACATCGTCTACATCTGCCTCTGTCAGACCGGCTGCTTCCAAGATCTCTAACGCCAGTTCATTAAGGCCATTTGTCTTCGCAGTCAGATACGCCAACGGATCTGTTGATAAAAGCAAAACCAATGAATACGTGGCTTTCGTGGATCATAATACGCATATACGCACGAAGTCCAACGTCACGGAGGACGGCGATTCTTCCTTCTACATCTCCGGCATACAAAGCATTATGGAAACGCGACATCGGGTCCCCACGTGCATCTGCAATTTGCTGCATCTTCGAAAGCTTGTCCTTGCTACCGGTGGCAAGATACAGGAAGGAAAGCTTATCAAAGTTCTTCGTCTGTTGGTAGGCTTTCTCCACCACCTATTAACATCATGGATTAGGCCTGCGTCTACAACATCGTACACGATGTGAAGATGAGTCCGTACCTTGTGATTGCCTTGCTTCAGGGCCTGTTGGGCTAACCTTTCCCAGCATTCAGGTCGGTTGATCTCCCTTGCGGTCTCCATTGCCACATTAAGGTTTCCGCACTCAATTGCAAGTTCGAATCGGGTGTTGGTATCTTGCACGAAATGTAGGGCAATctacaaaagaaaaaagtgTTAGCGTTGTCTAACACATGATGATATCCTTAACTAGCCTCAGGGAACCCTTTTTGCTGCAAGTATGAAATAATACTCTGTCCAAGAAGCGTACTTGTCTTGATGATGTATAGCATCTCCTCATAATTATTTTTGAGCAGAGCCAGCTTAAAGCGGTATTCTGTGGGGTCGAAGGTGATAGTGCGTGGACGCGCAGATCGGTCGAGACAGTGCACAGTTTTGCCCTTGACGCGTGTCAGATAGACGGGGTTATCCAGGGTGCAGATAACTCCATGGTCGCTGAGAGTGAAACGATGGTTGGCACCACGCAATATGGGTTTATGAAAAGGATAAAAGACTCTTACCCTTGAGCTAGGCAATACTTGACGTGGTTAAGCGTCGAGTAAATGAAAACGCCAGCATCGTCCCAAGCTCCAGATTTGATACGGATAGTCTCATGAATCAGACTATGTTGCGAGAAATTCTTGTTGGCAATTGTGATGGCTGATTAAAGGGACGCGAGGGGGTTTAGATGCCTGTTGATCATCTAAAAAATGCCACATGGATTTACTCACTGTGTTTGCTCATCAATGCAACCAAGGACGAATCATTACTCCACACGACATATTTGACAGGAGGGCTGTTAATTTCCGCGATTGTCTTTTGCTGCTGGATGTCGTACAACACTACAGCGGTCGGCGAACTGAGAATGAGACAGGCGGTTCCTCCATAGAATATCTCGTTCGTCTGGACAGGAGGTTTGATTGATTTCACAACTGAGTTGGATAGGTCGCGGACTTCGATAAGCTAAAAGGGGACGGAACGGCACCCTTAGCATTCAGAAAATGTTCAACTGAGTAAAAATAGACATACCTGAGTGGTCTTGTTGAGCACAGCGAACCTATTCCTAGCAACGAATATCGCACTCTGCCCACTTCCCTTCTTCCCGTCTACACTCGAGTCTTTCAGTTCTCCTTGAGCTTGCTGAGGCAGGTTAGCTAGCTCGTACAGCCCATTGTCCGAGCTGATCGTAAGAATGACCGCCCGTTCGGCAGGGTTGAAACTGAGCGTTCGTGGAGGGACATAAGGGCTTCCAAACTTCCGCACACTAAGAAGTCCAATGTCTGCGCCAGTGTTAAAGTCATATGAGCGGACATATTTGTCGCGCACGTAGTACAGGGTGTCCTGGAATACAGAGAACGCCGGTCGCTCGCGCTCAAGCTTGAATACGATCAGACCGCTGTCGTGGCCCGCAGCAAACAAGTTCAGGTTCGGGTGCGCAGCGAGCACCCAGAACCTGTCCTGCTCGCGACGGAACGTTTGGATCGCAGTGCGCTTGCCGAGATCCCATACACGCACGGTCTTGTCCTCTCCACAAGATACAATGAGCTCGTGCTTCGGGTGGAAGAGTGCGGTGGAGACGTTGTTGAAGTGCCCACGGCACGAGTCGACCTCCCAGGCTTTGGTTTCGCTCATCCGCCAGATTTTGATAACACGGTCGTCTCCGGCCGAGAGGATGAGAGGGAGGGTGGGATGGAAGGTGGCAAAGTTTACACCGCGGTCGTGTCCTTCTAGAACGTGTTTGACAGTGGAAAATGTATCAAAAGTCTCGAAATTGCCGGGCCCATTGCTATTTGAGCTTCCAGGTCCTCCTTGGTTGGGTGACCCTTTGCGCAGGCCGGAGATGTCCCACACACGAACAGTCTGATCCATGGAGGCGGAAACGATTAAATCCTCCTTGGGGTGGAACTGGACGGACATGACATAGTGTGAATGTCCGGTAAGAACAGCGATACATTGGCGTGAGGTGCTGTTCCAAATTCTGATCGTTTGGTCGTCCGAAGCTGAAATCTATGAATGTTTTGCTGTCGGAACGAGGGAGGTATTGCATGATACTTTGTAAAACTTACGATCCAGGGCATTTCATGATGGAATTGAACAGTTCTGACATAGTCCAGATGTCCGTGCAATGTGAACAAACAGCGGCGGTTCTGTGGTCGGATATCTGTGCTCCGCCGTCAGATCAGGAGGAATGTCGACAGGGTTCTGCTCACCCCAAACTTTGATTTTATAATCGTCTCCTCCCGTACACAGAAGAGCACGGCTGGGATGGATAGCCACGGCTCTCACAGGCCCTATCATATCGATCAGCCTGTGGATAGCAGGACATGACAACCAAGAACATACCTTCATGCTCCTCAAACCTGTCCACCAAGACACCCATCCGGTAATTCCATAATTGTACGCAACCATTGTGAAGCGAAGCGGCGAGCAAAGGTTGTGTTGGGTGAAATGCAAGACCTAGCCACCGTCCGGTTAGATATCGACAAGCAAAGCAGAAAGTAAGGAGCCATACCTTTTACGCGGTTGCTTTTAGATTCGAATTTTGTGAGCATAACCGACATGCTCGCAACTTGTCAGGGGGGCGACAGTCTAAAAAGGTGTTTTCGGACAAGAAGGGGAAGAATGAATGCGATATTAGAAGAAAAGGTATAAGGCCGTCCAAAGACAAGTACTGATACTTCCACAACGCGTTTTGCGACGAGAGACGTGGCTGCTAAACGTGGGAATATACTCGCAGGTCACGTTGTCACCGTCATCCAGCGCGGCGGGACTTGACTCTGACCACTTCATTGTCGCCCACCGAGCTCGCTGAACAATTCTGAGAAAATCATAAAATCTCATTTTCTTCAGATAGTTTATGTCTATAATGCATCTCTCAGGCATCTTCTCCAATGTCAAAAGTATATACGGTTCGCCTTCTGCCAGTAACTCGGGAGGGCAGTACTCGCACGACGCAATCTGCTCATATATCTACAGCTTCAGTCAGTGCTTTATGATATCGAGTTAATTGTATGAGCCTCCTGGCATGCGGAAAAGCtgatttttttggggggaATCCGTGAATTTTTCAAGGTTCACGTCGGATAAGTTGATACAAACGCAATTCTCCCTGTTGGAAGATTTCTACCCGCCAAATGGTTAAATCTTTTCCAACATCCAATATCAATAAATTCCTTCTCTGATTTCCAATATACTTAGCGTATTCCAAGTCGAAAAGATTTCACGAGATTTCGTGAAGCTCAATTTTCGGTTAATGACATGATGATTGGCATTTGGTAGATAGAAAATAACCCTTGGATAGCCAGGTAGTATGCGACCTCTATATACGATACTGACCAATTATCTACATCTGTTTGGTATACCAAATTTTGGCTTCACACATTGCCAGCGGCGGTGGAGCCattgacgcgacgcgacgcgttaACCAGTGTGggaaaatattattgatcACGTTGTGCCCATTCCATTCTTTCTCATTCTTCAAAGTTCCTGCCTTTCACCTGGATCCGACTCATCTGACAACTTGCCCTACGCCCACATCTATAATTTCAACTCGTATGTCTGTCTCCATAATTTGGACAATGAACTCGGGTATCTGGGCTTCTCGAATCTTGGAAAAAATGGCAAGTTTGGCCGCGACGGGCCACGGCCTCGTGTTCTGATGGAGGCCTCTTCCTTTGTCTCCCTTGACCGGGACACCTCTTTTGAATCTTATCTTTGACAGCTGTACGACACAGCGCAAACACAAGTTCAAAACGTCCGTTTGTTAATTGCTTTGTCAGGCTTGGCGGTCGTCACGATCGGTGTTCACCTTTGAGATCTCGTCGCGCAGGAGTACAGCGATTGCTTAATCTCATTGTAAAGAGCCTGTATATAATCGGCCAGTCAATGGAGGCCAGGCGAAAGGACCCAACTTCATtcttaccaccaccatctctccCATTCCCAGTGCCTCCATTTCATCCCCTACTCCAACATGTTCAAGCACCGACCTCTCAACCTAGATTTGACCAACTCTCGCGCGGAGAAGCCTGCGGCCCTCCGCGAGACCGGAAGAGACGCGTTTTTACCCTGCAAAACCCCCACTTCCGCAGGCTTTCTCAACAGACTCAAGTTCCTACCCAACTCCATGACCAAAGAAGAGTTTATGCAGACTTTGGACCCGTCTCACGACGAAGAAACGCGGCGCAGCATAGCATTTCTTTATTCAGGTTCATTTTATGATGATACACCTTACGGTGATCATTCTCACCTAGCTCCTCCCCCACTTCCATACTTCTCTATATCAACAAGTTTACCTATCATCGATGATTCCAACGTCGCTGCGGAGGCAACCCTAGATGAACCAGAAATCGTGGTCGCAGACAAGAAGCCGAAGTTGGTCTACGACTACGCGCGACAATACGCCATCGAACATGGTGTCTGGCCCAAAGTTAGCGTTTTCAACGACAGCTATATTCCCGAGGAGATGTACGAATCCGACACCACCGAAGGGTCAGGAGACTCCGGTGCAGACGCGTAAGTAGTCGTTTACGGTTATCCTTGCTTTGGCTAGACCTTATTTCGCCCTGCAGTGATGGAGAggccgacgacgaagaagacatgGACGAGGATATTTCCTCCTACTTTACCCCCGTTATTTTCCCCGCACAAGTTTCGCAAGATCCACCAGCTACCTTTTCTCCCTCTCCACCTCCCGAATTACCCCCAGCACCCTTTATTCCCTCAATTACTATTCCCTCTGTCACAATCCCCTCTTCATCCTACGACGAAACCATGGACCCATCCTCCGAAGAGGACAACGACAACAGCGATGACCCAGACTTCCAGGATCCCTCCTACGAGcgccagcagcaacaacttCACCACCAATTCTCCTCCGCCATCTCCAATACCAACAACGTACCGGAGCTCTCCTCTCCaagctcttcctcttccggCCCTGATTCACCCTTCCCCATCACTCCCAAAACCTCTCCTAAGCGCAAGACCACCATCAAACGCGCCCGCGCCAAACCCTATTCCACCGACAAATCTGCTCGccgcaaatccagctcggGCTCCGATGACGCGTACGACCCCACCTCCCCTTCTCCTTCAGGCGGCATCGGCGAAGACGTACACGACCGCTCTCCTGACAAGCCATACATAACCTTCCGCTGCAAGAAGACGGGCAAGATGATGTTCCAATGCCGCGCGTGCCCCGACATTCAGAGCAAGGCGCTCGGGGATATGAAGCGGCATTTGGAGGGCCTCAGGCACCAGAAGCCGAGCTATAAGTGCGACCCGGAGACGTTTGAGTTTGGGTGTGGGCGGGAATTCACGAGGACGGACGCCTTGAAGAGGCATATCAAGTCAAAGCATCCGATGGGATGGGCGGTATATGAATGGGAGATGGAAGAGCAGGAGCGTGCGATGGGCGGGCGTGGCCTGAAGAAGGCAAGGAAGCAAGCTGTGTAAACTTTTCTCTACCTCATTCTAGTTCCCGCTCTcgtccccttccccttcccctcccccttcccttttcctctcctcgtcttctttccCATCCCTTTCCCTGTCCCCTTTCCCATGCCATCACCATACCTTTCCCTTCCACATCCCCTTCCACATCCCCTTCCACATCCTTTTCtgcatccccatccccatccccatccctaTTCCAATCATCGTTTCGTTTCTTTGTTGTTTCTCTTCGAAACATTGTTCTTTCGTCACtgcttttcccttttttttcttatttgtTCTGGGATTTCTGTTTGTCTCTTATGATCGTCGTTTCCTCGCTTTGCATTATCATCATCTCAATTCTTTGTCCTAATTCTTCgttgttttcgttttcgtctTTCTTCTACCATCATGATCATTTCACT is a window from the Psilocybe cubensis strain MGC-MH-2018 chromosome 8, whole genome shotgun sequence genome containing:
- a CDS encoding Flap endonuclease 1 — protein: MGVKGLNTFIKTLHPTIFKQLPNRFEALRGKRIVIDATLITQRYHYARRSYEYRHIQGWFRLARDLERAGVSAVCVFDGSERSEAKAEEVQRRRDQRQLITERWKMENARYERLCQMKGGIKLLQHLNPLERTEVFKFLDEPSFARIRDLSAQTPELPKEQDTTRKDQVTEPREQSITPIAPSTQESPEQESAPSAPLTPASEERPLSDTLPSPNVSLTDVISIFKTLHISYNAGLAKLTTISAESEVEPQTKPLPPGKEAPDILEAAEATVMTKRQSELSEAEGQLWAEIIQSRYSPTSQADAGFEQHINKLVHQSYEMSESFDRRKSAPDTKIYGESQELLQALGVPCIITTGGIEAEALASSIVLAGHADYVASEDTDVMIYEATLLKNVTQHDSPLITVSGSDMRESLDLTRSQFLDFTLLLGTDFTYRIGQLGPVNAYKLIKAHGSIERIIENISDNPKFKIPATWDTYLKQVNAARLVFQTLPPIPSPEFLKPKQKDDKLLADILKKYGLAFFLMRDDAWDYELASATTVGGNYFGDDPSTWR
- a CDS encoding putative transporter PB10D8.01, encoding MGSSTEYSDEKDLKRRDEVEIVAVSSKEVDTAAEFASGDQEELDPVEALRIRRKIDYHILPLMCILYWIQFMDKTTLGSSAILGIRQATHLTTNQYNWYPKSLPLPDSLDADTSEIRLGTIFYLSYLTFVFPQNLCLQRFPVGRWMRFLFPNSPTTAWFLTPAEKVIAVRRIKENQTGVENKHFKKEQMIEALLDPKTWLFALFSALDNVPNSLTNQRQIIVASFGFTPFQTTLLGCVDGFIEIVTIWTGVTLAAKIPNSRAYIGFIYFFPNILGVFLINFLPWEHKVGLLFAQWCTGVGTTGFVLSLSWLSSVTAGHTKRVTVNAVMLGAYCIGNSAGPFMWQAKYTPRNHVPWLVIGICYLCCMALLLIIRYILSSENKRRDREDPADDQFQNVYIEKMGKDGEMIKVKVDKEFMDLTDIQNRDFRYVL
- a CDS encoding Coatomer subunit alpha is translated as MSVMLTKFESKSNRVKGLAFHPTQPLLAASLHNGCVQLWNYRMGVLVDRFEEHEGPVRAVAIHPSRALLCTGGDDYKIKVWDIRPQNRRCLFTLHGHLDYVRTVQFHHEMPWIISASDDQTIRIWNSTSRQCIAVLTGHSHYVMSVQFHPKEDLIVSASMDQTVRVWDISGLRKGSPNQGGPGSSNSNGPGNFETFDTFSTVKHVLEGHDRGVNFATFHPTLPLILSAGDDRVIKIWRMSETKAWEVDSCRGHFNNVSTALFHPKHELIVSCGEDKTVRVWDLGKRTAIQTFRREQDRFWVLAAHPNLNLFAAGHDSGLIVFKLERERPAFSVFQDTLYYVRDKYVRSYDFNTGADIGLLSVRKFGSPYVPPRTLSFNPAERAVILTISSDNGLYELANLPQQAQGELKDSSVDGKKGSGQSAIFVARNRFAVLNKTTQLIEVRDLSNSVVKSIKPPVQTNEIFYGGTACLILSSPTAVVLYDIQQQKTIAEINSPPVKYVVWSNDSSLVALMSKHTITIANKNFSQHSLIHETIRIKSGAWDDAGVFIYSTLNHVKYCLAQGDHGVICTLDNPVYLTRVKGKTVHCLDRSARPRTITFDPTEYRFKLALLKNNYEEMLYIIKTSTLLGQSIISYLQQKGFPEANTNTRFELAIECGNLNVAMETAREINRPECWERLAQQALKQGNHKVVEKAYQQTKNFDKLSFLYLATGSKDKLSKMQQIADARGDPMSRFHNALYAGDVEGRIAVLRDVGLHPLAYLTAKTNGLNELALEILEAAGLTEADVDDVPTFAASTLKPPPVITATADLLWPSLSSGESFFDRALVNGQLEGGVEPSYVNGDAAAAANSALDAWARDEEVHDEIDPEEEGWELDADGDGGEFQSAIEGEEAAAEEEELGAGATPGPSEPELWVRNSPLAVDHVAAGSFDTAMQLLNRQFGVVNFSILKPLFLSTYRSSHVYLSPYASLPPLKLHVRRNPSENAPSRVLPVSVRSLATLRSELSDGFRLVSGNKLPEAQEAFRSVLQGLLLVVLSSDDEAKQWRETVTSAREYLLGVSIELERRRVLEQEPDNVTRNLELAAYFTQCQLQPPHMQIALRSAINAFAKANNQAHAARFAKRLLELKPDPKIVAQARQRIAAGDRNPRNAVEIAYDEFTPFEICAASFTPIYSGSPAVHCPYTDAAYLPKYKGTLDPLLQLTEIGASASGLPAAW